The bacterium genome includes a region encoding these proteins:
- a CDS encoding ABC transporter permease has product MPGRERLGLRSRAAALLGDNQQEIAGTWAKILRNGIVGALVVEVVFFAIFSDRFLTVSNFRLVLLQTAVIATLAIPSALLLMAGYVDFAIGSITGLCAVILGKLLETTGIVPALIIVVLLGVAVGAAQGILCSPLGLSPIVVTLGFFTGVRGVVFVVTDARTASGFGDTFAIIGRGRVRWLEIPVPVAIAAVTLLLGAIFLYRTRWGRYVVAIGVNARAAFRAGIRIKAIPVYLYMATGAGSAVGAMILVSRLDAAPPLTGDGLELNVLSAVLLGGVAFGGGRGSLIGVIAGVLFVGLLNNGLLLFGVAPFWFRVSAGAALVVAASLDAIGRRLEGRSTGGLGALGRGGL; this is encoded by the coding sequence ATGCCCGGACGTGAGCGTTTAGGGCTGCGTTCGCGGGCCGCGGCTCTACTTGGAGACAACCAACAGGAGATCGCAGGTACCTGGGCGAAGATCCTCCGCAACGGGATCGTCGGGGCGTTGGTGGTGGAGGTTGTCTTCTTCGCCATCTTCTCCGACCGGTTCCTCACCGTGTCGAACTTCCGCCTGGTCCTGTTGCAGACCGCCGTCATCGCCACCCTTGCCATACCGAGCGCGCTGCTCCTGATGGCCGGATATGTCGACTTCGCCATCGGCTCTATCACCGGCCTGTGTGCGGTTATTCTCGGAAAGCTCCTGGAAACCACGGGGATCGTACCCGCCCTGATCATCGTGGTACTGCTCGGTGTGGCGGTCGGCGCCGCGCAGGGAATACTGTGCTCCCCGCTGGGATTGTCGCCGATCGTGGTGACCCTGGGTTTCTTCACAGGGGTCCGCGGGGTGGTCTTCGTGGTGACCGACGCAAGGACAGCATCGGGATTCGGCGACACCTTCGCGATCATCGGCCGGGGTCGGGTCCGCTGGCTGGAGATACCCGTTCCGGTCGCCATTGCCGCGGTGACCCTGCTGCTCGGGGCCATATTCCTCTACAGGACGAGATGGGGTCGCTACGTCGTGGCCATCGGCGTCAACGCGAGAGCAGCCTTCAGGGCGGGGATCCGGATCAAGGCGATACCCGTTTACCTCTACATGGCGACCGGAGCGGGAAGTGCGGTGGGGGCGATGATCTTGGTCTCGAGGCTTGATGCGGCACCCCCCCTCACCGGGGATGGTCTCGAGTTGAACGTGCTGAGCGCGGTGCTCCTCGGCGGCGTCGCGTTCGGCGGCGGTCGGGGATCGTTGATCGGGGTGATAGCCGGCGTGCTGTTCGTCGGGCTCCTGAACAACGGGCTTCTCCTGTTCGGCGTGGCACCGTTCTGGTTCCGCGTGAGCGCCGGCGCGGCGCTCGTGGTGGCCGCCAGCCTCGACGCTATCGGCCGCCGCCTGGAGGGACGCAGCACCGGCGGGCTGGGCGCGCTGGGCCGCGGCGGACTCTGA
- a CDS encoding putative quinol monooxygenase, translating to MTIVLATYTTAPGKDGEVADLLRGYTALVLEEPGCLAFEVYRSVDDRRRFLLLEKYVDRAAFAAHQATEHFTEVAVKQIRPLLDDRSVEIVDS from the coding sequence ATGACCATTGTCCTGGCGACCTACACGACGGCACCCGGCAAGGACGGCGAAGTGGCGGACCTGCTCAGGGGCTACACGGCTCTAGTGCTGGAGGAGCCGGGGTGCCTCGCGTTCGAGGTCTACAGGAGCGTGGACGACCGGCGCAGGTTCCTGCTGCTGGAGAAGTATGTCGACCGGGCCGCGTTCGCCGCGCACCAGGCGACCGAGCACTTTACGGAAGTGGCTGTGAAGCAGATCCGCCCGCTGCTGGACGACCGTAGCGTCGAGATCGTGGACTCATAG
- a CDS encoding sugar ABC transporter substrate-binding protein, with amino-acid sequence MRTVRMWRLLGLLLVLALVGAACGAEEADTSAADAAAAQARAAAASAEAEASAAQAQASAAQAEADAAAAALATAQAELEAAQAAAASAMEGDEASQAEADAAAAALATAEAELEAAQAAAAAAIEGDEASQAALAEAEAALAEAEQMAAEQAAAAAASKGTIAFSFGNEGAGIYRLVADPARLEAERRGYDWVEGSANGDCEKQVQDIEGFVAAGVSAIVFLPLCGIEPYLPVVQAAKDAGIVVVGYSTAVPGGDSSIVYANVDGARAVAAEALRWLEEDFTGDPETFSWALFTFDQCGRACTDRTDPIREIITEATGVAPLEAESVAEATGLEATETFLQADPGLNMVIGINDGGALGAYQAFVAQIEQDGRDPGEIFVGGMDGQNEALELLAGADEYGIYRVSGAIIIDQLGKAVADLPANILEGQPPTSLVLNYVAITPGMANFAQQVLDNYAQFLG; translated from the coding sequence GTGAGAACGGTAAGGATGTGGAGGTTGTTGGGCCTGCTACTGGTCCTGGCTCTGGTGGGCGCGGCATGCGGTGCCGAGGAGGCGGACACGTCGGCGGCCGACGCGGCTGCGGCCCAAGCGCGTGCCGCGGCTGCAAGCGCTGAGGCCGAAGCTTCCGCTGCGCAGGCTCAGGCCTCGGCGGCCCAGGCGGAAGCCGATGCGGCCGCGGCGGCGCTGGCCACGGCTCAAGCCGAGTTGGAAGCTGCCCAGGCGGCGGCTGCCTCTGCCATGGAGGGCGATGAGGCTTCCCAGGCGGAAGCTGATGCGGCTGCCGCGGCGCTGGCGACTGCTGAAGCCGAGTTGGAAGCTGCCCAGGCGGCGGCTGCCGCTGCTATCGAGGGCGATGAGGCTTCCCAGGCTGCGCTGGCCGAGGCGGAGGCTGCGTTGGCTGAGGCGGAGCAGATGGCCGCAGAGCAGGCTGCTGCGGCGGCGGCAAGCAAGGGCACCATCGCGTTCAGCTTTGGCAATGAGGGTGCTGGGATATACCGGCTCGTCGCCGACCCCGCCAGACTCGAGGCCGAGCGGCGCGGTTATGACTGGGTCGAGGGCTCGGCGAATGGCGACTGCGAGAAGCAGGTCCAGGACATCGAGGGCTTCGTGGCCGCCGGTGTCTCCGCCATCGTGTTCCTTCCCTTGTGCGGCATCGAGCCGTACCTGCCTGTGGTGCAGGCGGCCAAGGATGCCGGCATCGTCGTAGTCGGATATTCGACCGCGGTCCCCGGTGGTGACTCGTCCATCGTCTACGCGAACGTCGACGGAGCCCGCGCGGTGGCAGCTGAGGCTCTTCGCTGGTTGGAAGAGGACTTCACGGGCGATCCGGAGACCTTCTCCTGGGCGCTCTTCACGTTCGATCAGTGCGGAAGGGCGTGTACAGACCGTACCGATCCGATCCGAGAGATCATCACAGAAGCGACCGGCGTGGCTCCTCTCGAGGCGGAGTCGGTTGCCGAGGCCACCGGACTGGAAGCAACGGAGACCTTCCTCCAGGCTGATCCGGGACTCAACATGGTCATCGGGATCAACGACGGCGGAGCGCTCGGCGCCTATCAGGCATTCGTGGCCCAGATCGAGCAGGATGGCCGGGATCCGGGCGAGATCTTCGTCGGGGGAATGGACGGACAGAACGAGGCCTTGGAGCTGCTGGCCGGTGCCGATGAGTACGGCATCTACCGCGTTTCGGGAGCCATAATCATCGACCAGTTGGGCAAGGCCGTGGCGGACCTTCCTGCCAACATCCTCGAAGGGCAGCCGCCCACCAGCCTCGTACTCAACTACGTGGCAATCACGCCGGGTATGGCGAACTTCGCGCAGCAGGTGCTGGACAACTACGCGCAATTCCTGGGCTAG